The Castanea sativa cultivar Marrone di Chiusa Pesio chromosome 11, ASM4071231v1 genome contains a region encoding:
- the LOC142617818 gene encoding uncharacterized protein LOC142617818, with protein sequence MGEPKANPADELTIKRTKRHHRPAHYLLKIQSYSLLCDTGVEKYDSGVFEANGYKWRLSIYPKGNKKMNGSGHISIYLAIVDTERYTLGWEIYVSFKLFLFDQIQDKFLTIQDYDGAVRRFHDIKTEWGFHKFLSLEYFEDLSQGYLVNDCCVFGAELFVHERNAKREFLTMIREPLNRTMTWKIENFSSLDKVTYYSRIFQVGDVKWKLLVYPKGIYNGETKAISVTLLCCDCVLPEQKFFAEFKIRIMDQINMENHVEKTEKHWFTTSSNEWGFSHFMPLKDLQDASKGLLMNDGLIVEGEIIVMSNVK encoded by the exons caatcaaaagaacaaaaagacaTCATCGTCCAGCGCATTACTTACTTAAAATACAGTCATACTCTTTACTATGTGATACTGGGGTGGAAAAGTATGACTCTGGTGTTTTTGAAGCCAATGGATACAAATG GAGGTTGTCTATTTATCCAAAAGGAAACAAGAAAATGAATGGAAGTGGTCACATCTCAATTTACTTGGCAATTGTTGACACCGAAAGGTACACTCTTGGCTGGGAAATTTATGTCAGCTTCAAATTGTTCCTGTTCGATCAAATACAAGACAAGTTCTTGACCATTCAAG aTTATGATGGGGCAGTTAGAAGATTCCATGATATCAAGACTGAATGGGGCTTTCACAAATTTCTATCCCTTGAATATTTCGAAGATCTTTCTCAAGGATATCTTGTCAATGATTGTTGCGTATTTGGTGCTGAGCTTTTTGTTCATGAACGCAATGCCAAACGGGAGTTTCTTACTATGATAAGAGAGCCCCTTAACCGTACTATGACTTGGAAGATTGAAAACTTTTCATCACTAGATAAAGTGACATATTATTCTCGAATATTTCAAGTTGGCGATGTGAAATg GAAATTACTGGTTTATCCCAAAGGAATTTATAATGGAGAAACCAAAGCAATATCTGTCACCCTCCTTTGTTGTGATTGTGTTCTACCTGAGCAAAAGTTTTTTGCAGAATTCAAGATACGTATAATGGACCAAATTAACATGGAAAATCACGTGGAAAAAACAG AAAAACATTGGTTCACTACCTCTTCAAATGAATGGGGTTTCTCACACTTTATGCCTCTTAAGGATCTCCAAGATGCATCCAAGGGACTTCTTATGAATGATGGTTTAATTGTAGAAGGAGAAATAATAGTTATGTCTAATGTTAAGTGA